From the genome of Symphalangus syndactylus isolate Jambi chromosome 13, NHGRI_mSymSyn1-v2.1_pri, whole genome shotgun sequence:
CTTTCTGTCCGGCTTGCTAGATAATGTCAAACAAGAATTagccaaaaacaaagaaatgaaagaaagtattaaaaaattCCGTGATGAGGCCAGAAAGCTAGAAGAATCAGACGTGCTCCAGGAGGCCCGAAGGAAATACAAAACCATCGAGTCAGAAACTGTGCGGACGAGCGAGGTGCTACGGAAGAAGCTTGGGGAGCTGACGGGCACCGTGAAGGAGAGCCTTCACGAAGTCAGTAAAAGTGATCTCGGCCGGAAAATCAAGGAGGGCGTGGAGGAAGCAGCCAAGACGGCCAAGCAGTCGGCCGAGTCAGTATCCAAAGGCGGGGAGAAGCTGGGCAGGACGGCGGCCTTCAGAGCCCTCTCCCAGGGGGTGGAATCCGTGAAGAAGGAAATTGACGACAGCGTCCTGGGACAGACCGGGCCCTACCGGAGGCCCCAGCAACTCCGGAAGAGAACGGAGTTTGCGGGAGATAAGTTCAAGGAGGAGAAAGTGTTTGAGCCAAACGAGGAGGCCCTGGGGGTCGTGCTGCACAAGGACTCCAAGTGGTACCAGCAGTGGAAGGACTTCAAGGAGAACAACGTGGTGTTTAACCGGTTCTTCGAGATGAAGATGAAGTATGACGAAAGCGATAACGCGTTCATCCGGGCGTCCCGGGCCCTTACGGACAAGGTCACCGACTTGCTGGGGGGTCTGTTCTCCAAGACAGAGATGTCGGAGGTGCTCACGGAGATCCTCCGGGTGGACCCGGCCTTTGATAAGGACCGGTTTCTGAAGCAGTGCGAGAACGACATCATCCCCAATGTCCTGGAGGCCATGATTTCTGGAGAGCTTGACATTCTCAAAGACTGGTGCTATGAAGCTACTTACAGCCAGCTGGCCCACCCCATCCAGCAGGCCAAGGCGCTGGGTCTCCAGTTCCATTCTCGAATCCTAGACATTGACAACGTTGACCTGGCCATGGGCAAGATGATGGAGCAGGGGCCGGTGCTGATCATCACCTTCCAGGCACAGCTGGTGATGGTGATCAGGAACCCCAAAGGCGAGGTGGTGGAGGGCGACCCGGACAAGGTGCTGCGGATGCTGTACGTATGGGCGCTCTGCCGAGACCAGGACGAGCTCAACCCTTATGCGGCCTGGCGGCTCCTGGACATCTCGGCCTCCAGCACCGAGCAGATCCTCTGAGTGTGGTGCCGCAGCCAGGGAGCCCCGGGCTGGGTCATCAGGCACAGAGGCACCGCAACACCACCTGCGGCAACTCCAGACCTCTGGGAATAAGACTGCGGGCTCTGCCCCCAGCTCTGCCAGGACGGCTGCAAGACCAGCTGGCCCGGGAGGGGACAACGGGCTGCTGCGGGTGCGCGGCAGCTGGAGACACTCCCCGCCAGGGCCAACCCCTGCCCTGTTGCTCTGCCTTGCAGGGGTCCCGGTGCCTGGTCACCTGGGGTGCACACAGGCCACACAGTGCCAAGAGGGCCCAGGGACTCCCCCCACAGCAGGGTGGGACCCGGGACCCGCGGCTCAGTGGCCAGCTAGCCACGTCAGCCAAGCCACTTTaggtccattttttattttaacagtgcTCTTCCATCTTGTGCATAAGCCTGAGATTTGGAAAGAATAAAACACTGAATTgcagaagagcaaaaaaaaaaaaaaaaaaaaaaaaaaaaagaatcacaaaaaacttagccaagtgCCAAAGCCCTTCCTACTGTGATGGTAAAGGAAACCCATTCAGTGACACAGACAGCCAGATAAAGGCACAAAGAAAACAGCACAGGTACCAGCCTGAGCCTCCTCATAATATAAGACTTCATTTATCAGATTATGAGCATCCCACGCTGTCCACGCTTACCCTGAAGAAGCCCAGAGGTGGGCATGGGGACGTGTGGCTCCAGAAGCAGCTCAGCAGGGAAGCCGGCATTGGTCCCCACTGTCCCTTGCGGTGGCAGGCACAGATACCACCCTGACACACATGTGTTTGCAGGCCTCGGGGGGGAAATCAGAAAACACCTACCGCTCACCCTTCTGATCCCGTGAAGATGCTGAAAGGCAAGATGGCTTAACCTGGAAGGCCTCATAACTGACCCTGTGCACTACCAGAGCTGTCCACACAGGGAGGTGGACACTACCCCAATTAAATCAAGCCTTTCTGAATTAATCAGCACCActgaagaaattttgcaggaATACCAAGCAAAATGCAGATCGCCTGTGTGCTGGTTGCACGCTTGAGATCAGAAGGCCTCCAAGATGTGGGCCTGGGATCACAACACAACAAAATGAGATTCCCCCAGCAGCCGGCACCCGTGGCACCAGCCGTGACAGTccccaggaggaggaagaggaggattgGGGGCGTGGGGGGTCTAATATAATCTGACACTCTGAGTAACAAGCTTTTCTACAGCCTAGGAGGAGGCACCAGCACATCAGTGCCTCAGATCATACAAATGCACACGCGGTCCCATACCACAATGTAACTGACACCCTTGCTGGGTCCCCCATCGTGGGGCTTTGACGCTGTTGAGTACTGACCACATCTGAGTGCCAGTGGTCGAGTGTGAGGACTCACGCCCCCTGCCTAGTGACAGGAAGCCCATGACTCCCACACTGCTGGGACCCTGAGCGGGAGAACTTTCTGAGCTCCAGCTGTAGGCACCACCCCCGTCTTAGCTTCGTGACCTGAAATAACAATCGTGAAAAGAGAAAACTCAGCTTCCAGTAACTTTTTGCTTCTTCAGAAATGTAATGGCTTTGTTTTCCGGGGAAGGACACGTAAGCATTGCAACAGGAATCGTTTCAGTCTCCAGTCCTTTGAGGTTAAAGCCACATAAAAGAGGGTTTAGGGTTTCCCAGCCACTGGATGCCCCCATGAGACAGGGCCTACCCTGTAAGAATCAAAACACACAGTCTGTGGAATTTAATTGtctgcagccacaaaaaggatgGGCACTTCCTTACTTCCACTTATGCCCACCAGAGTGTTCTGGGGTTGGATGTGAGGACTCCTAGGGCCACGTGTCCCTGAAACCCCCCTCCCAGGGCAGCTACAGAACATGCCAGTTAAGGAGATATTTTAATCCATTAATATCCACTAACACATTAAACAGGAATAGCCTTATTTGATTTTCTAGCTGCTGTGTTGCAAAATCATGGGCAAAAAGTGAATTCTAATGAggatgagggaggaaggaaaagggccAAGGCAAGGCTTTCCAACACCACTGCCCACAGGGAGAGCCGTGTAACACACTCGGTGGACAGGGCCAGAGGTGCTAGAGGTTCGGGGAATGTGGCAACTGGCCAGCCCAGGCCCCAGTCTTAGAGGGCAGCTGCAACCCTGTCCCTCCTGTGGGTGCCACGTGGGGATGGGAACCGGCCCTGACAGCCATCTATGTCTTTAGGAGCTGGGACGCTGGCTTTCCATCCAAAACATCCCTGTTTGGATATGGTGGCTACTAACTCAAAACACACATACCATGGGCTCCCTTCCAAAATAAACACATCTACAGGCAGAATTCGACTTCAAGGTGGGGCGCTGCGTAAAAGCAGACTTGTGCAGAGTCCAAGTGCAGGTGGGGTGAGGAGAGGTGCAGGGAGCCCCAGGGAGGCGTGGACTTCCTGTgtgcagggagaggaggaggaggtgggtttCCACGGAGGATGGCCCACAGTGCCTGAGGCCGTCTCCCTGCCTGCTGTGGACTGAATTGCATCTCCCCAAATTCGTACTTTGAAGCCCTAGTCCCCAGGGTGACTCTATTTAGAGATGGGACTCTTAGGAGGTAAGGAAGGTTACACGAAGTCACCAGATCCTAATCCAATAGGGTCCGGGGCTTTCTAAGAGGAGGACGATCTTGGTCTCTCTCCGTCTCACTCTGCCTctgtttcagtttttctttctgcctctatgTCTATCTCTCTGCTCATTTTTCTGGCTCTGCCTctgtgtctctctgcctctctgtctctgtctccatgtctctgtttctctgcttctccttctgtctctcccagtctcactctgcccctctctctgcctccatgtctgtctgtgtctctgtttctctgcctctctgtctctatttctctgtgtgtggggggggtttctctgcctccatctctctctgtcccctacccactacctggccgtgtgaggacacagtgagaaaacaGCCATCTGCAAGTCAAGAAGCGGCTCGTACCAGGAACCGAATCAGCCAGCACCTTGGTCTtacacttccagcctccaggactgtgagaaaggAGAACTCTGTCATTTAAGCTGCCCGGTCTGTGGGATCCtgctatggcagcctgagctagTGTACGGCCTCTGCTAAAGCAATGAGACATGGACAGGAGCCTTCCCAGAGTCTCCCGAGGCAGCTCAAGGGCTCGTCAAGGAAGAAACTGGGTCTTCCGGAGACACCCACTTGCCCATCAGGAGCTCCAGTTAAATCCCCATTTCAATAGACAAGGTGGCCACTTCTCTGGGGGCGAAActgacaaaagaaaggaaaaagcacGTTCTTTCGATAAACTTGtcagttttattcatttcaataatccctccaccaccaccactgagTGTGTACGTGCCAGTACCGGGCTCAGCAGGGGGCCCGAGTGAGTGCGTGAGGagcagcctctgcccccagccTTGTGGGTGCAGCAGACAGCGCAGGGCATTCCAGGTTGTGATGTCAGGAATGCTGGTTGCTATGGGGAGAGGCGAGAGGAATTCTCAGTATCTCCTGATACAGGTCTGGTCTCAGAGGTGGGGAAGAGGGTCCATCCAGCACAAATACATAACAGAGGCATGAAAGGCCACAGCAAGGCCTCTGGCTCTGAGAATCTGGCATCCATGCTACAGGATTCAAAACCATGAACATCCAATCTCCTGGCCACACTGGACAGGCCCCAGCGAGACGCTTCCTCGCAGCCTCTGCTCTGCTGGCCTCAAAGTAAAGAGGTTGCCTCCAGATGCCGGGGTGGTGCTCCCAGCCCTGGAGATGGACGCTGCTCCTGAGGAGAGGAGGATTTGGACATGGGAAGCACCTCAGTGAGAGAGTGGACATGATAATTAACCCGTCACATCTTTCTGACAGCATGAATGCAATTAATTCTTGTGTAAATGAGATGCAACCTCCCATGAGTACAGAAGCTTCTTCTCTGCTCTTCTTTGTCCTCTACCTGTGGTTCCAGAGGAATGAGCCAGGCCAGATTCCCGGTGGCCTCAAGCAGAGCCcaaccaggctgcagtgagcaggggACACACCTCACGAGTGACCAGCCCCATGCACAGACCCACAGTGGAGAGGACACACCACATGCAGAGAGCTGCAGACAGCTGGGCTCTGGCTGGACAGGCACTGGGGGTAGCAGATGTAAAGAGGCAAGAAGGGTCGGGTAGCGAGGACTTTGTGAGCCTCACTGAGGAGTTTGTACTTTATTTAGAATGAAATGCAGAAGCTGTCGAAGGtgtttaagtgaaataatagaaaaataatacctGCACTTGGGAAATACTGTCCTAGATGTTAAAGGGATTGAAGAGGGGTCAGGCTGGAGTCAAAGAGACCAATTAGCACTCATTTAGGGGACAAGTGCCAGTGGCCAGAATTGAGATTATGGcagcagaaagcagaaagaggAAGGCGGGTACAGGAGTTATTAAAGCAAGTGAAATAGCATGGGTTGGTGACTAGAGAAGAAGGTGCCACATTCTGGCTTGGGGCtgcagaggcagggaggagggagaaagtgCAGGTTTAAGGGATGGGGCATGTTCAGTTGCGCTGGGGCTTGGTGAGTGTGAGACCCCACGTGAGGCCCGGTAGGAATGCTCAGGGGACAGGTCCCCACATGGCCCAGAGCTCAGGAAGGAGAGCCTGACCCAGACCCAGATGTGAAAGTTGCACTGATACCGATGTCACTTTAAGTCATGGGAGGGGAGGAGCTCTCAGCAAGATTAAGGAGCAGGAGACAGAGCTGGGAGAAGCCCAGGCATCACAAATGGGCATGAGCCGATCCTGTAGAATGCAGGGCAGAAAAAACGGGAAGCGAGCCCCGGGCTGTCCTAGAAGCTGAG
Proteins encoded in this window:
- the LOC129459231 gene encoding mitochondrial import inner membrane translocase subunit TIM44-like gives rise to the protein MCRPGGELPLSKSYSSGNRKGFLSGLLDNVKQELAKNKEMKESIKKFRDEARKLEESDVLQEARRKYKTIESETVRTSEVLRKKLGELTGTVKESLHEVSKSDLGRKIKEGVEEAAKTAKQSAESVSKGGEKLGRTAAFRALSQGVESVKKEIDDSVLGQTGPYRRPQQLRKRTEFAGDKFKEEKVFEPNEEALGVVLHKDSKWYQQWKDFKENNVVFNRFFEMKMKYDESDNAFIRASRALTDKVTDLLGGLFSKTEMSEVLTEILRVDPAFDKDRFLKQCENDIIPNVLEAMISGELDILKDWCYEATYSQLAHPIQQAKALGLQFHSRILDIDNVDLAMGKMMEQGPVLIITFQAQLVMVIRNPKGEVVEGDPDKVLRMLYVWALCRDQDELNPYAAWRLLDISASSTEQIL